One genomic segment of Nitrospinota bacterium includes these proteins:
- a CDS encoding class I SAM-dependent methyltransferase: MTELVERRNCPVCSTASMGTVYSCAYSMEPVAGFLRESYAPFAAGKLAEALHEAEFALDECGVCGLVYQRWAPGENLLADIYGEWAYQGSSMESAEKRLSLNNYAAFTREIMTMIAMFDRPPWSIRALEYGMGWGFWARMAKAFGVDVWGIEVSGEKVERAAGWGILAPDESVAGSFDYVNADQVMEHLHSPLETMKTIAGYLRPGGIARIGVPDGSGIKEEFAGRGVSPGLNLAFPLLHLNVFNESSLRNLGKLAGLTPYSPPRRKIFVTTNWTPLKRAILSVWRPLWRKNYWGDGVAYFIKDGKAPEGR, encoded by the coding sequence ATGACAGAGCTTGTTGAAAGGCGCAATTGCCCGGTATGTTCCACCGCGTCAATGGGGACGGTTTACTCCTGCGCTTACAGCATGGAACCGGTCGCCGGATTTCTGCGCGAAAGTTATGCCCCTTTTGCGGCCGGAAAGCTTGCCGAAGCGCTTCATGAAGCTGAATTTGCGCTGGACGAATGCGGCGTGTGCGGTCTTGTTTATCAGCGATGGGCGCCCGGCGAAAATTTGCTGGCCGATATCTACGGCGAATGGGCCTATCAGGGATCCAGCATGGAGTCTGCGGAGAAAAGGCTGTCGCTTAACAATTATGCCGCTTTTACACGCGAAATAATGACCATGATCGCCATGTTCGACAGGCCCCCCTGGTCCATAAGGGCGCTGGAATATGGCATGGGCTGGGGATTCTGGGCACGGATGGCCAAAGCTTTCGGCGTGGACGTTTGGGGCATTGAGGTGTCGGGCGAGAAGGTGGAGCGCGCGGCGGGCTGGGGCATTTTGGCGCCCGACGAGAGCGTGGCAGGGTCGTTTGATTACGTCAACGCCGATCAAGTCATGGAGCATCTTCATTCGCCACTGGAGACCATGAAAACGATTGCCGGATATTTACGGCCAGGTGGAATCGCGCGGATTGGCGTCCCGGATGGGAGCGGGATAAAGGAGGAATTTGCCGGGCGGGGCGTGTCTCCCGGCTTGAACCTCGCATTTCCGCTGCTTCACCTGAACGTTTTCAACGAAAGCTCTTTGCGGAACCTTGGCAAGCTTGCCGGTCTGACTCCATATTCGCCGCCGCGCCGGAAGATATTTGTAACGACCAACTGGACACCTCTGAAAAGGGCAATCCTGAGTGTCTGGCGTCCATTGTGGAGAAAAAATTACTGGGGGGATGGAGTGGCATATTTCATCAAAGATGGCAAAGCGCCGGAAGGCCGTTAG
- the glnA gene encoding type I glutamate--ammonia ligase has protein sequence MTPKEVLEFARANKVEMFDVKFLDLPGVWQHCSYPMSELKESTFTEGLGFDGSSIRGWKAIHASDMLIIPDPTTAMIDPFCKYTTLSLVANVFDPLTMEPYERDPRHIAKKAEAYLKSTGIADTAFFGPEAEFFIFDDVRYHSGHGSSFYSVDSVEAQWNSGRDEGPNLGYKPRFKEGYFPVPPVDSQMDLRSEMVMVMQQCGIEIEAQHHEVATAGQAEIDMRFSPLLPMADKLMLFKYIIKNVARRNNRTATFMPKPIWGDNGSGMHCHQSLWKDGKPLFAGDGYGGLSQMALHYIGGILKHARSLAAIVAPTTNSYKRLVPGYEAPVNLAYSSRNRSASIRIPSYSSSPKAKRIEVRFPDPSTNAYLAFSAMLLAGLDGVQNKIDPGAPLDKDIYGLTPEELAEVPSLPGSLEEALEELENDHDYLLKGDVFTQDLIDTWIGYKKEKEVDELRKRPHPYEFTLYYDI, from the coding sequence ATGACACCAAAAGAGGTATTGGAGTTCGCCCGCGCGAACAAGGTCGAGATGTTCGACGTGAAATTTCTCGATCTGCCCGGTGTTTGGCAGCACTGCAGCTATCCGATGTCGGAATTGAAAGAGTCCACCTTCACCGAAGGGCTTGGTTTCGACGGTTCCTCCATAAGGGGCTGGAAGGCGATCCACGCTTCGGACATGCTCATCATCCCGGATCCCACCACGGCGATGATAGACCCTTTCTGCAAGTACACCACACTTTCGCTGGTGGCCAACGTTTTCGATCCGCTCACCATGGAACCGTATGAGCGCGACCCGCGCCACATAGCCAAAAAGGCCGAGGCGTACCTGAAATCCACCGGGATCGCCGACACGGCGTTCTTCGGCCCGGAAGCCGAGTTCTTCATATTCGACGACGTGCGCTACCATTCCGGCCACGGCTCGTCGTTCTACTCTGTGGACTCCGTTGAGGCCCAGTGGAACTCGGGGCGCGACGAAGGCCCGAACCTGGGCTACAAGCCGCGCTTCAAGGAAGGCTACTTCCCGGTTCCGCCGGTGGACAGCCAGATGGACCTGCGCTCTGAGATGGTGATGGTGATGCAGCAGTGCGGCATCGAGATCGAGGCCCAGCACCACGAAGTGGCCACGGCCGGCCAGGCGGAGATAGACATGCGCTTCTCCCCGCTGCTTCCGATGGCGGACAAGCTGATGCTCTTCAAGTACATCATCAAGAACGTGGCCCGCAGAAACAACAGGACGGCCACCTTCATGCCCAAACCGATCTGGGGGGACAACGGCAGCGGCATGCACTGCCACCAGTCGTTGTGGAAGGACGGAAAGCCCCTGTTCGCCGGCGACGGCTATGGCGGCCTTTCCCAGATGGCGCTCCACTACATCGGCGGCATCTTGAAGCACGCCCGCTCGCTGGCGGCCATCGTGGCGCCCACCACCAACTCATACAAGAGGCTGGTGCCAGGCTATGAGGCCCCGGTGAACCTGGCGTACTCTTCCCGCAACCGCTCGGCTTCCATCCGCATCCCCTCCTATTCGTCCAGCCCGAAGGCAAAGCGCATCGAGGTCCGCTTCCCGGACCCGAGCACGAACGCCTATCTGGCCTTCTCGGCGATGCTGCTGGCCGGCCTGGACGGCGTCCAGAACAAGATCGACCCGGGCGCTCCGCTGGACAAGGACATCTACGGGCTCACCCCGGAGGAACTGGCCGAGGTGCCCAGCCTCCCCGGTTCGCTGGAGGAAGCGCTGGAGGAACTGGAGAACGACCACGACTACCTGTTGAAAGGGGACGTGTTCACCCAGGACCTTATCGACACCTGGATCGGGTACAAGAAGGAGAAAGAGGTGGACGAGCTTCGCAAGAGGCCCCATCCTTACGAATTCACGCTGTATTACGATATTTAA
- a CDS encoding ATP-binding cassette domain-containing protein yields the protein MNPVALLEVEDLVKHYPLRSGILSKITGGVRAVEGVSFAINPGETFGLVGESGCGKSTTGRLVLRLLEPTAGSVKFEGEDIFALPGDKMRALRRKMQIIFQDPYASLNPRMTVGATVAEPFHIHNVGAKKDRRDMALAALETVGMGADCVSRYPHEFSGGQRQRIGIARAIALNPEFVVCDEPVSALDVSIQAQVINLLMDLKARMNMAYLFISHDLSVVERLCNRVAVMYLGKIVETGPVEAVYSRHVHPYTEALLSATPEPDPDSHRKRIRLEGDVPSAVNPPSGCVFRTRCPLAKDMCAATVPPLTERSPGHYAACLVR from the coding sequence ATGAATCCAGTTGCCTTGCTTGAAGTTGAAGACCTCGTGAAGCATTACCCGCTCCGGTCGGGGATCCTTTCAAAAATCACCGGAGGAGTGCGGGCTGTGGAAGGGGTGAGTTTTGCGATAAATCCCGGCGAGACCTTCGGGCTTGTGGGGGAATCCGGCTGCGGCAAGTCCACCACCGGCAGGCTCGTGCTGCGGCTTCTGGAGCCGACGGCCGGGAGCGTGAAATTCGAGGGGGAGGACATTTTCGCCCTCCCCGGCGATAAGATGCGGGCGTTGCGCCGCAAAATGCAGATAATTTTCCAGGACCCTTACGCATCGCTCAATCCAAGGATGACCGTGGGCGCAACTGTGGCCGAGCCGTTCCACATCCACAACGTCGGGGCGAAAAAGGATAGGCGGGACATGGCCCTGGCGGCCCTCGAAACAGTCGGCATGGGGGCGGACTGCGTTTCGCGCTATCCCCACGAATTCTCCGGCGGGCAGCGCCAGAGGATCGGCATCGCCCGGGCCATAGCGTTGAATCCCGAGTTTGTTGTTTGCGACGAGCCGGTGTCCGCGCTGGACGTGTCCATCCAGGCGCAGGTGATAAACCTGCTCATGGACTTAAAGGCCCGGATGAACATGGCGTACCTTTTCATATCGCACGACCTTTCGGTGGTGGAAAGGCTGTGCAACCGGGTGGCGGTGATGTACCTGGGGAAGATAGTGGAGACCGGCCCTGTTGAGGCGGTATATTCCAGGCATGTCCATCCATACACGGAAGCGCTGCTCTCCGCCACGCCGGAGCCGGATCCCGATTCACACCGCAAGCGCATACGCCTTGAGGGGGACGTGCCAAGCGCGGTAAATCCCCCTTCCGGATGCGTGTTCCGCACCCGCTGCCCGTTGGCTAAAGATATGTGCGCCGCCACCGTCCCCCCGCTGACAGAACGCTCCCCCGGCCATTACGCCGCCTGCCTGGTAAGATAG
- a CDS encoding glycosyltransferase has protein sequence MQEAGVALMAKSDPWGNVLSYRPFIPDEKWRPFHPEKEKITGWSARSLFISQMFPNPIYDSGSFVLDQARALREAGVDARAIAPYRFWIVRNLDLGFPAALAFSPFTAANYLRTFHDARWYDVGGVPAIHIPYPLLWSYWNHADFYRRPVLKAVRNIHGLFPFDIVHAHSTFHDGAAGAAIAGKFGVPLVITEHLGEVDKLFSDDRFAGVIRSNIATASRVIAVSRAHRDKLAGFLDERDRAKLAVVPNCVDTSVFYPSTGPAPDLAAPRFAFIGYFRAVKNLELLIGAFASVLKSIPRATLTMIGSGKPSDPSCEEGLKRMVGELGIGKAVRFLPVIPANERMKMADTIRDECDIVVLTSRYESFGCVLMEALACGKQVVSTRCGGPEDIIDGDAKGFLCENGSRDDLAEKLEMAASNLAGHDPKAAAADASARFSSKRIGDMIHEIYKDALSVKIGGMGR, from the coding sequence ATGCAAGAGGCTGGCGTTGCGCTGATGGCAAAATCCGATCCATGGGGGAACGTTCTTAGTTACAGGCCGTTTATCCCCGATGAAAAATGGAGGCCGTTCCACCCGGAAAAAGAAAAAATAACCGGGTGGAGCGCAAGATCGCTTTTCATATCGCAGATGTTCCCCAACCCCATTTATGATTCCGGAAGCTTTGTTCTGGACCAGGCGCGGGCCCTGCGGGAGGCCGGGGTGGACGCACGGGCAATCGCGCCATACAGGTTCTGGATTGTCCGGAACTTAGACCTGGGATTTCCCGCCGCGCTAGCTTTTTCTCCTTTCACCGCGGCGAACTACCTGCGGACATTTCATGACGCCCGCTGGTATGACGTGGGTGGCGTCCCGGCCATCCACATTCCATATCCGTTGCTGTGGAGCTATTGGAATCACGCCGATTTTTACCGGCGTCCCGTTTTAAAAGCCGTGCGTAATATTCACGGCCTGTTCCCTTTTGATATAGTCCACGCCCATTCCACGTTCCACGACGGCGCGGCGGGCGCGGCCATCGCCGGGAAATTCGGAGTCCCGCTCGTTATCACGGAGCATCTTGGTGAGGTTGACAAGCTTTTTAGCGACGACAGGTTCGCGGGCGTCATAAGATCAAACATCGCCACAGCTTCGCGGGTGATAGCGGTGTCCCGGGCGCACAGGGACAAACTTGCCGGTTTTTTGGACGAGCGGGACCGGGCCAAGCTTGCCGTGGTCCCAAACTGCGTGGACACTTCAGTGTTTTATCCCTCCACAGGACCAGCGCCCGATCTGGCCGCGCCACGTTTTGCGTTCATCGGATATTTCCGGGCGGTAAAAAACCTGGAATTGCTCATTGGCGCTTTCGCTTCCGTCTTGAAGTCGATCCCACGCGCCACATTGACTATGATAGGCTCCGGCAAACCTTCCGATCCGTCTTGCGAGGAGGGCTTGAAGAGAATGGTTGGCGAACTCGGGATAGGCAAAGCCGTCCGGTTCCTGCCGGTGATACCGGCCAACGAGCGGATGAAAATGGCGGATACCATCAGGGACGAATGCGATATCGTCGTCCTCACAAGCCGGTATGAGAGTTTCGGGTGCGTGCTGATGGAGGCGCTGGCGTGCGGAAAACAGGTGGTCTCCACCCGTTGCGGCGGGCCGGAGGATATAATAGATGGAGACGCAAAGGGTTTTCTTTGCGAAAACGGCAGCCGGGATGATTTGGCGGAGAAACTTGAAATGGCCGCAAGCAATCTTGCCGGGCATGATCCAAAGGCGGCGGCGGCGGACGCGTCCGCCAGGTTCTCCAGCAAAAGGATCGGCGATATGATTCATGAAATATATAAGGACGCGCTTTCGGTGAAAATCGGAGGAATGGGGCGGTGA
- the wecB gene encoding UDP-N-acetylglucosamine 2-epimerase (non-hydrolyzing) — MKILTIAGARPQFVKAAVVSRAIAAYNARAGSVRLTEAILHTGQHYDHNMSGVFFAEMEIPEPAVNLSIGSGLHGETTGAMIAGIEREIIGRKPDIVLVYGDTNSTMAGALAAAKLNVPVAHVEAGLRSFNRRMPEEINRVVTDHVASILLCPSKNSAEQLAREGVTEGVHVTGDVMYDAIVHYRKKAEPVKIDGPFALCTIHRAENTDDPERLAAIFAGLATCPIKIILPLHPRTRGMIERTGIALPENVDGCEPFSYLATLSHLASCSFVITDSGGLQKEAYFSGRKCVTLRDETEWTELVDAGANVLAGADPDRMASAMRWALSKSAPVFKPVYGDGNAGGKIVEILAGS; from the coding sequence GTGAAAATTTTGACGATCGCCGGAGCCAGGCCGCAATTCGTGAAAGCGGCGGTGGTCAGCAGGGCCATAGCCGCATATAACGCGCGCGCCGGATCCGTCCGGTTGACCGAGGCCATCCTGCATACCGGCCAGCATTACGACCATAACATGAGCGGCGTGTTTTTCGCGGAGATGGAAATCCCGGAGCCGGCCGTCAACCTGTCCATAGGTTCCGGGCTTCACGGCGAGACGACAGGGGCCATGATCGCCGGTATCGAGCGGGAGATAATCGGAAGGAAGCCGGACATCGTCCTGGTTTACGGCGACACTAATTCCACAATGGCGGGCGCATTGGCGGCGGCGAAATTGAACGTCCCGGTGGCCCATGTGGAGGCCGGCCTGCGAAGTTTCAACCGCCGGATGCCCGAGGAGATAAACCGGGTGGTGACGGACCATGTGGCGTCCATCCTTCTCTGCCCCTCGAAAAATTCGGCGGAGCAACTGGCGCGGGAAGGGGTGACGGAAGGAGTCCATGTCACAGGCGACGTAATGTATGACGCCATCGTGCATTACAGGAAGAAGGCGGAGCCAGTGAAAATCGACGGGCCATTCGCACTTTGCACAATCCACCGGGCGGAGAACACCGATGACCCGGAAAGGCTGGCGGCCATATTCGCGGGCCTTGCCACATGCCCCATAAAAATCATTTTGCCCCTCCATCCCCGCACGCGCGGGATGATCGAGCGGACCGGAATTGCATTGCCGGAAAACGTGGACGGATGCGAGCCGTTCTCGTATCTTGCCACCCTTTCGCACCTTGCAAGCTGTTCGTTCGTGATCACCGACTCGGGCGGGCTTCAAAAAGAGGCCTATTTCTCCGGCCGCAAATGCGTCACGTTGCGGGATGAAACCGAGTGGACGGAGCTTGTGGACGCCGGGGCGAATGTCCTGGCGGGGGCCGATCCGGACAGGATGGCCTCAGCCATGCGATGGGCGTTGTCGAAATCCGCGCCGGTGTTCAAGCCTGTGTACGGCGATGGAAACGCGGGCGGGAAAATAGTGGAGATATTGGCTGGCAGCTAA
- a CDS encoding glycosyltransferase family 2 protein: MISVIILAHNKVDMTRECLSSLSRSSCATDMEVILADNASTDETTQLGGEFGGQFGKFVYLRNDDNLTFSIANNKAAARAKGEMLLFLNNDVTVGSDSVAAMAEAFSTDKTIGMAGAKLVFPGSERVQHAGIVPMLWGYASNYGSGGMSEDARFNSQKEMFAVTGAMLMARRNVFEGVKGFDEGFVWGYEDVDLCLKAAAYGAGVVYVPRAESVHHESATMKDSGKHGHLRANYHLYRNKWDHLLVPRERGTVAALKKDGVRRVVVFGTGQAARGLFAILTENGISVVGFASSTPHDSLTSTFLDRPVYLLDEMEGVEYDRMIIGSQFYFEIESKFNEKTIFPVV; the protein is encoded by the coding sequence GTGATCAGCGTTATTATCCTTGCCCATAACAAGGTGGACATGACGCGCGAGTGCCTGTCGTCACTTTCGCGGTCCAGTTGCGCCACGGACATGGAGGTCATCCTTGCCGACAACGCTTCCACCGACGAGACAACGCAGCTAGGCGGTGAATTCGGCGGGCAGTTCGGCAAGTTCGTTTATCTGCGCAACGATGACAACCTCACCTTCTCCATCGCGAACAACAAGGCCGCCGCGCGGGCCAAGGGCGAAATGCTGCTTTTCCTCAACAACGACGTGACGGTGGGATCGGACAGCGTGGCCGCCATGGCCGAGGCGTTCTCCACCGACAAAACAATAGGGATGGCCGGGGCAAAGCTCGTTTTTCCCGGATCGGAGCGGGTGCAGCACGCGGGTATTGTGCCGATGCTTTGGGGATACGCCTCCAACTACGGCTCCGGCGGCATGAGCGAGGACGCAAGATTCAATTCGCAAAAGGAAATGTTCGCCGTGACCGGGGCAATGCTGATGGCCAGGCGGAATGTGTTCGAAGGGGTGAAAGGATTTGACGAGGGATTTGTGTGGGGCTATGAGGACGTTGATCTTTGCCTGAAGGCCGCCGCCTATGGCGCGGGTGTCGTTTACGTTCCGCGGGCGGAGAGCGTACACCACGAGTCCGCCACGATGAAGGATTCCGGCAAACATGGCCATCTGCGCGCCAATTACCATTTATACAGGAACAAGTGGGACCACCTGCTGGTTCCAAGGGAGCGCGGAACAGTGGCGGCGCTTAAAAAAGACGGGGTCAGACGGGTGGTTGTTTTCGGAACCGGCCAGGCCGCCCGTGGGCTTTTCGCGATTCTGACCGAAAACGGTATTTCAGTTGTTGGCTTCGCCTCCTCCACGCCTCATGACTCGTTGACGTCCACTTTTTTAGACAGGCCGGTCTATCTTCTGGACGAAATGGAGGGGGTGGAATACGACAGGATGATAATCGGCTCCCAGTTCTATTTTGAAATCGAGTCCAAATTCAACGAAAAGACTATTTTCCCGGTCGTTTGA
- a CDS encoding glycosyltransferase: MILANEHAPAQPLIIFRSAQWPVFLNTLRAAKEKYPENPVDVLAQPEAVDTVKEFGLAREVIAAKSRWFTFKSVDVPSLKAKGYRMAVVPVSDRFAEGYFTVFALAWLMAKEAYWSHSKGGFEPITIAVLLDLLTRSARRWILTVLSLLVLPAALILAVMTRLVHRRGRYQLLYIANDSWQDPLVLSHSLAWIKKTGQRAVFASFEGRIELNANIPFPLDDAVRIESRFDPNMHRMLICALPKLTLAAAIHGVRTTHARSYGPAFIAAILKKTLGLRFVFDTRGAWMEENILSGYYNTRPISRNLDMAMTRAAFGCADHVIAVGEAHAALLSKNYEMPRPPVIITCSVDTDHYAKAAELRDVYREKLGFSGMRVAGYSGSAVHYQSPELVARLMAQLTAQDPDTRGLILSQDAAWFESLLRMSGADPARVRLMSPQRDELAAYTSCMDCALLLRKPAEAIDIGLPSKFAEYLAAGVPALASGNQIDVARILNQRDAGVLCDWDSLSVKTLAGALKTFTDDRAGYSARCMKAAADIFNIGNYSGVIKKLWDTDS; encoded by the coding sequence ATGATTTTAGCCAACGAACATGCGCCCGCCCAGCCGTTGATAATATTCAGGTCGGCGCAGTGGCCGGTGTTTCTCAACACATTGCGGGCAGCCAAAGAAAAGTATCCCGAAAATCCCGTCGACGTTCTGGCCCAGCCAGAGGCAGTGGACACTGTGAAGGAGTTTGGCCTGGCGCGGGAGGTGATTGCGGCCAAGTCCCGCTGGTTCACATTTAAAAGCGTAGACGTGCCCTCGCTGAAGGCCAAAGGCTACCGTATGGCCGTCGTGCCTGTAAGCGACCGGTTTGCCGAGGGGTATTTCACTGTTTTCGCCCTGGCGTGGCTTATGGCCAAAGAGGCTTATTGGAGCCACTCGAAAGGTGGTTTTGAGCCGATCACCATCGCGGTCCTCCTTGATCTTCTCACCAGGAGCGCGCGAAGATGGATCCTGACCGTCTTGTCCTTGCTGGTCCTTCCCGCCGCGCTCATTTTGGCGGTCATGACGCGCCTGGTCCACCGCAGGGGCCGATACCAGCTACTATACATAGCAAACGACAGCTGGCAGGATCCACTGGTTCTGAGCCATAGTCTTGCATGGATAAAAAAAACCGGGCAACGGGCGGTGTTCGCTTCATTCGAGGGTCGCATCGAGTTGAACGCCAATATCCCATTCCCTCTGGACGACGCTGTCCGGATCGAGTCCCGGTTCGATCCGAACATGCACAGAATGCTTATCTGCGCCCTGCCCAAATTGACGCTGGCGGCGGCGATACATGGGGTGAGGACAACGCATGCCCGGAGTTATGGCCCGGCGTTCATCGCGGCAATCCTCAAGAAAACGCTTGGATTGAGGTTTGTATTCGATACCCGTGGAGCATGGATGGAGGAGAATATCCTGTCCGGATATTACAATACGCGCCCTATTTCCAGAAATCTGGACATGGCGATGACAAGGGCCGCATTTGGCTGCGCAGACCATGTGATAGCCGTTGGGGAGGCCCATGCGGCCCTGCTCTCAAAGAACTACGAAATGCCCAGGCCGCCGGTGATAATCACCTGCTCGGTCGACACGGATCATTACGCAAAGGCGGCGGAGCTGCGCGACGTGTACAGGGAGAAACTTGGGTTTTCAGGAATGCGTGTCGCCGGCTATTCCGGCTCAGCCGTCCATTACCAGTCGCCGGAACTTGTGGCGCGCCTTATGGCCCAACTTACTGCCCAGGATCCGGATACGCGCGGCCTCATTCTTTCGCAGGACGCCGCATGGTTCGAATCGCTTTTGCGGATGAGCGGGGCCGACCCGGCTCGGGTGCGGCTGATGTCGCCGCAAAGGGATGAACTTGCGGCGTACACTTCGTGTATGGATTGCGCGCTCCTTTTGCGGAAACCGGCGGAGGCCATCGATATCGGGCTGCCGTCAAAATTTGCCGAGTATCTTGCCGCGGGGGTCCCGGCGCTTGCGTCGGGAAACCAGATTGATGTGGCCAGGATATTAAACCAGCGTGACGCAGGGGTTTTGTGCGATTGGGATTCCCTGTCCGTCAAGACCCTCGCCGGGGCTCTTAAGACCTTCACCGACGATCGCGCTGGATATTCGGCCCGTTGCATGAAAGCCGCCGCCGACATTTTCAATATTGGCAATTATTCTGGCGTGATAAAAAAACTTTGGGACACTGATTCCTGA